In Miscanthus floridulus cultivar M001 chromosome 8, ASM1932011v1, whole genome shotgun sequence, the sequence TCTGCACGGTACAACCACATGACAAGCTAATCCAGATTCACAGTCTGGATTTGGATTAGGATTTAGGAGTGTACCATTGTTACTACTAAGCACAACTCTTCTGATATACAACATATGATATGAACCTCCAAGGCACACAGGTAATGGTTCTGGCTCATCTGGACTACTACCACAGTATTAGTAATGTCGAGGCCCAAGAAAGGAGAGTACCTGACAGTATGGATAGGTATGTAGGGCACTTGTCTGTTTgttgtttcttcttttttttcttcttggttCTCTGTACAGCTATCTGCTATATATAAGATCTATGGGCAATAATGCCCCAAAAAACTGCCATGCGGCGCTTTTTCCTTGAGCTCGGCGGTCGGCACAAGCACCACAGCCTGGTTTCCCATGTCACTCTCTCTAGCGGTTCTTCCATCTATCCCAGATGAGAGCATGTTCTCCTTCAGCCTCTGCAGCCTGCACTCAAGTCCGCACATCTCATCGATCACGTCCAGGAAAGGCTGGTAATCTGAGGCCCCAGTATCCACCCAAGGAGAGGCTTCTTGCACCTCAGCGCACGCCCCAGCATCCATCCAAGAAGCAGCTTGCGCTAAAGTGCTCGCTTCATTAGTTGTTGGATGGCTTATTTCTGACTGCAAACAAGGCTTGCTTGTAGCTAATGTACTCTCCTGCAAACATGTTCAGACCACACGATCAACTTGATGAAATTTGATAACAGCTTTTTTTGGGGTGGgagggtggtggtgctggtgggggGTGGGGGTTCAAGGCCCTCGTTAAATTAGATAAGATCTATAAATGCAATCAGCATTGTGTCATTTCTACCTTGGCTTGGCCTGTTCGAAACAAGCAACCTCCTTTATTGTGCAGCCACACAGGACTGCTAGTTGATTCCATCATCCTCATCTCAAGATTTTGTTGCAATCGTGTATGCACATTGATGATTTCAGACAAGGGAACCAAGCAAGAGTTGTCTGCTGGATCAACCTTCCCCGATAATATACCACATTTTTCTTCATTTGTTCTCGAGTTATTGCAGGGACCAGTAACATGACCATTTCTTTCAGCCTGCAGGACAGAAGAGAGATTAACAAAACACTGTATTGGATATCTATATACACAAGATCAAATGAAAAAAAGAACTTGACACTTTCCTTCAATAAATTTCCGCATGAAACCAAAATATTTCAGTGTAAcagaaaaaaaaacttaaaatACAGTTCACTTCAGCTCGTGGCCACTTGTAATGAGGTTTTCAATGAAGTAATCAGTAAAGGTGATATCTACATTTTATAAATCAAGGAATGCACAGGCTATAAACCTTTGGGACATggcattattaaaaaaaaaaactcgtcTGGTGTGTGAACTGACAAACAACCGAAGAAAGACCCCAAACCCTGGCTTCATGACCCCTATAGGGCTGCCACAGACCTGCGATCTGCCACTACCTTTTGGGGATTGGCAGCAAGGGGCCTTTCTTTTGGCCACCAGGATTTGATCCCCGGCCAGCAGCTCCCTCACCTGGGGAGCTAACCGTTGCGCTGGCATTATTATAACCAACAAGAATCCTTAAGACAATAGACAACTGAGAATCAAACTCTTCTCATTTGCTCACAAACACATCAGGACATTGGTGGTTTCAGACATGGGAACAAAGTACGAATTGTCTGCTGAATCAACCTTGCCTGAGATTCCAGCTTTTCCTTTATTTCTTGAGCTTTTGCTGGGAGCCATATTATGACTCTTCCCTTCAGCCTGAAAGATGGCACCAATGTCAACATTGTTAAGTATATAACCACAAGATATGCTGAATGAAAAGTACCAGAACTTGGTGCTATGTGTCCTTCAATAAATTTACACACAGAATAAAAGCATATGCAATAGTCGAAGCTATAACAGTTAAATTGAAGTTTAGTTCGTGCTAATGTATGATTCTGTATATATAAAGTAACTTGTGCACTTatagaaaacacagattcactggCATAAATGCAATGACATTGTTGGTTTTTTGAACTTCTATTATGGCCCACTGCAAATGTTCGTATAGAGAAAACAGAAGTGGTTGTTTTGGTGGGGTGGGGGCAAGAATCAAAGGTAACAACTTTGAATGCAATAAAATACTATCGATTCAATGATATAATGTAGATCATATGAATAACCATGGGACAGAAATCCAAACCTTACGATCTCTGAGAGCAGCACACCGTGTATTTTTGAACCATTTATCAATCTGTAAATGGATGACAGACATTGGTTACTGATCTTAAGGCATTTTAAGAAAAAACAaatttgtaattaatctatatttctTAGATGCTCTGCCCAAATATATTGTTAGATGGAAAGAGTGACAACTGTGATATGGACCTCACTATCTGATTTTAAAAATGAATGGCATTTATATAATCTTTTCTCACACAAGTGTAGAATTTAGTTAGGTGCCAAATGGTAATTGAACACCATAAATCAACTTTCAGATGAATCAAAACATACAAGGACTCAGTAATGCACAGCAGAAAACATTAATCCAATCCAATACTGAATACCTTTTCAAAAGAAATTCCCAACTCTCTTGAGAGATTTTCTTTAACATCACGGGGTGGAAGCTCATTTTCAGCAAAAGCTCTGCGAAGTACCTGTTATACAAGGGTGAAGAACAGAGGTTATTAATGTAAGCAAGCGTGAAGCCATGAAAAACTAAACAAGGTAAAAGTGGTAGTTCCATAGATGCAGGCACAATAAGCTAGTTTAAATCCAATTACAGCCATGAGTTGGCCTTATATCACAGCATGATAGCAAATACatatgggcctgtttggttggccaGATATAGCCTGGACTGGCTCATGGGATGCAGGCTCCTTACATTTGATTGCCTGTACTTCTCCCAGGGCCTGGTGCTGCAAATCAAGGCAACCAAACAACAATGGTATGCATGGCCACAGCCTGGCCAGAGGAGGCCTGGCTGGCTAGATGCGATACAGGCTACCATAAaggaaaccaaacaggccctacatGAATCATAATATACAGCTCTAAAGTAGTCTATCATTTTTTAACTATCAATTACCTCGACAGCTGCAGGAGGAATCCTGAAAAGTTTTCTCCCCTTCTTTTGGCTCTTTTCATCAGATATAACATTTGAGAAACCCACAGAATTATCCCCAGCACCACCTGAACgtgtcctcttctttctcctttcaTGGCCCCAATCTTCATCCTCACTCTGTTCTTCATTTCCGATTATTTTTCCAAACATTTCCTGCACAGAATAAAAAGTAATCAACACATCATTGATGAGTGACTTTTACAAAATATTGCCAAGCAAAGTGTTTTGAGTTACAGTATTGGTAACAACAATTTGTACTGGTGAAACATACCTCATTAAGCCTTCTATAATCAACATCGCTTCTTGGCCTTTGGTAGGTAAGGATCTGTGCCAAATCATCTTCAACGGCATCAATGCCTAAGTCTAAATTGGTGTGACAAAACCCTTCCACGTCATTTAAGTCTGCTGATATGAAGTCGGGAATATCGTCATTTGGAGAATAAAGGGGGCTTCCTGAACCATTGGAATCATCAGACATAATTTCCTCCCCGCTGTCCATACAGTTGCCACTGTCCTcattttcatcaggatcatagtCCTCATCACCTGAATACTCAGAAAGCCAATCTTCATCTAGTGCATCCTCGGAGTCTATTTGTtccgttgcttccttgaatatatCCTACAGAAAGCAAGTAGAGTTGACAGTGACAGGAATGCTGAAGTGAAAGTCATAATATGGGTGTGAGAACAACAAACACTTACTTCAAAGGGGCACTTCACTGTAAAACTTGTTCCTAGATGTGCATTAATAGTTTCTAAAATTTTCATCTTGCACAAACAGAATTTGCAAAGCCATCCATGGCTACTTGTTGGAAGTACTGATGAAAAGAACAAGACAGATAAATGTATCAATGGTAAAATAAATGCCACTGCAACATCAGAATAGAATCTGCATAGAACTATTGCAAAAGCAGACATGTAAAGGGGTAATAATACTTCAAAGATACGCAGTAGTTCCTATGAAATAAATGCCACACAACTATCACAGGAGTCTACTACATATAAGAACAAAGCAAAGGCGTACCAAACAGCACCACAACATGATGAAAGCTATTACATAGAAAAGACTACATGAATATACAAATCAATATACAATCATGAGTTAGTGGCCCTAAACTCTAGTACTGTTGAGTCTGGTACCAGGTAATCTACACTTTGCTGACTGCAGTTCCATAAATTCGCAATATCATTTATTTTTCTCCACAAGTTAATTTAGATGATTGGCACAACTATGCTAGGGTATGTGCCCATTGCCAATCAATGTTTGTATTACATATTGCAATCATGATAAGCAAACTTTTCATGATAATAATGACAGCATCAGTAACAAGTGCATTCAAACTGCAGACTACGCAGAATGTAGCTGGTTTTACATCCAGGCCATCTGGCCATGTACATCCTATGCGGTAAATGTACAGCTCAAAAATCTCAACTTGTTACACATGGGATTTTTTTTAATACAGAGTTATAGAAGGAAGAAAATTAACAAAACTATAAAGTTAGGCAGCAAGAAGCAAAACTCTAAAAATAGGTTTACAGAAGAGGAACTAGGGCAGCATCCAAGTATTATTACTGAGGACCCTGGTGGGTGGCGGCACATGAAATATTACTCTAAAATAAAGTGAACACGGATATTTTCAAAAGTTACCCTGAACTTAGACTGATAACTTCTTTAGTAAGGGATAAATCTAATGTAAGAAATAAGAATGTCAATATACTGTTTATCTGTCAATGGTCAACTGGTTTCAAAATGGAAAAATCAGCCTTATAACTTTTACCAGTCAACAAACAAAATAGGCATTGTTTTGGCATACACACGTAACAATATTATTACACTAAGCACAAAAAAAGATAGCATGAAAGGCTGAAACAAAGTTTTCAGGGAAGAGAGGTGGGGAATTCAAAACAAATCTGTTAGGCTTTAAACTCAACAAATAACCATGTCAAACAAATACAAAGCCGCATATTTGGAAGTAAAACAAGAAATAATTACCGCTTTTGTTCAAGGGAGGTTCCAAACATTTCTCATGATATGCCCTTTTGCAGGGCCCTTCGCAAAAGATAAATTTATTGCTGAGAAATGATTCATGAGACTTGCATGTTGAGCACATGGTCTAGCAAAATAAATATTGACAATTTATCAGTTGATAGATCCTATGAAGTAGAACATCTGGCCTTCACATGATAACATACATACATGTTCGGGATTGGTAGAGTGATCTGGAGGCATTGCTGGGTCATCAACACTCCCAGTAGAAGTATACAAACCAAGTTGGCGAATGATATCACGTATAGCAATTTTACATTTTATGATTTGTTTCCTGGCACGCTGCAATTCCTTCTCTGGCTTTATTTTCTCCCGGCTGTTTGGAAAAGTGAACATAATTAGTGTACTTTTTACCATCATACCTTACTTTACTGTACTAACACATGAAAGCATCTGAAAAAAATGAGGAAGCAAATTATATAACAACAACATTGTGGAACTGATTTAAGAGAAGTTATATAACCTGTTAACATGATTCTATCCAAACAATGGGCAAGAAAATCAGAGTTCTCTCACTAGCCCAGTCAATAAAACCACACAGCACTTTCATTCCATGAAATAGACTTCAATTGCATCAACCTAAATGTTCCTAGACTATGAAAAGCTACATTAATAAGTTACGAATGGCAGCAGCCAGTGGACCTGTGATATTACTATAATTaagaaattttaattttaattttaaataATTAAAAACATGTATTTGTCACATTGCCCACATACACCTATTCTTCATGGGACATCATAAATCTCATATGTAAAAGTTCCAAAAGAATAGGCGTCTTGTTGGTTACAAGCCTTAAAAGCTACAATACATTTCTCTGAACTTTTCCTCTGTTCATCCTGACAAGACAGCATTTTTCTGGTTGCAAAGTTCAAAAGAATGCATTGACTCTACAAGGATGTATATAGATTTGAAAACTTTCTTTTCACCAGCAGATTACAGCAGGGAGAGCACGGGATGCACCTTTGCCCATTCCATCCATCTCCAGAGTAAGCATCTAGCAAATTCTGCTCCAATTTTATCTTGATTAGAAAATATCTCGCTCTTCGTTCCAAGCGAGTTGCCTCGTCTgtattttgcatttttcttttcttcctcctccgCGCGGTTAGTCCTGTCACAATTTTCCCAGCAACAGAATCTGAACCCCTCCACTGTTTGAGGGTACTACAATGATATTTATTCTTTATGCTTTTTGCCAGAGTAGCATTTCTAACTTTCCTTGGTGATCGCTTCAAAGGAGAATCAGATTTGCATTGGCGGGAAGCATCATGTCTAGTTGGTCTTTTTGGTACAGGAACCAACTCCATAGAGGTCTCATTCCCTTTTGATGATCTTCCCGAGTTGGAGCATACCAGTTTATTTTCCGAAGAATGCATCACTAGCAGTGGTTATTATCACAGGGGATTTATACCTAATAATACAATAAAAGATGTGTCAGATAGGAGCAGGCAGATGGTAAGAGGTTGAACAACAAATTTAGTAGTGACAAGACTACAAATGATAAGTTGATGGCTGCAGTATGTTAAAAAAAATAAGAGCCGTATCTTGCACCGAGCTATGCTGATCTGACCTACTGTGGTACTTCTATTTCTTATAGGTGCAGGCATCTAAAAACATTTGGCCACACCGGATGCATGTACACAGAGCACTTATCAGAATGCCGTATTAAGAAAACTACAGCACTAATCTATCCGTATGTGCACATCTACGGTCAATAAACTGTCAAGTACACTCCGGTTTCAGATTGTGCAGTGTGGCATTTATTCAGAGCCGTGTGGAATTAACAGTCACAAGGTGGACAGTTGAGCACGCCCTGTTTCACTGTTCGGCTCCCGCTCATACGGGGAACTAACACGCCCTGTTCCACTGTTCCGCTTCCGCGCATACCGGAACCCAAGTGCGCAATCTGAAGCACGAAGTAGCGGTCAGTGGTAACTTGGTTGGTTCCAAACAGACAGTCGAAATGTTGCCGGTTAAAAGGTGAAGCAACACCTCTACATCCATTTGGGGCAGTAGATCTGGGCTCTAAAGCACAGAGGAGAGCAAAGCGAAACCCACAAGCCCGATCCCCTCCTCAGAACTAGTACACAGCAACCAAACAAACCACACTAGCAAG encodes:
- the LOC136475625 gene encoding pathogenesis-related homeodomain protein-like, which translates into the protein MHSSENKLVCSNSGRSSKGNETSMELVPVPKRPTRHDASRQCKSDSPLKRSPRKVRNATLAKSIKNKYHCSTLKQWRGSDSVAGKIVTGLTARRRKKRKMQNTDEATRLERRARYFLIKIKLEQNLLDAYSGDGWNGQSREKIKPEKELQRARKQIIKCKIAIRDIIRQLGLYTSTGSVDDPAMPPDHSTNPEHTMCSTCKSHESFLSNKFIFCEGPCKRAYHEKCLEPPLNKSVLPTSSHGWLCKFCLCKMKILETINAHLGTSFTVKCPFEDIFKEATEQIDSEDALDEDWLSEYSGDEDYDPDENEDSGNCMDSGEEIMSDDSNGSGSPLYSPNDDIPDFISADLNDVEGFCHTNLDLGIDAVEDDLAQILTYQRPRSDVDYRRLNEEMFGKIIGNEEQSEDEDWGHERRKKRTRSGGAGDNSVGFSNVISDEKSQKKGRKLFRIPPAAVEVLRRAFAENELPPRDVKENLSRELGISFEKIDKWFKNTRCAALRDRKAEGKSHNMAPSKSSRNKGKAGISGKAERNGHVTGPCNNSRTNEEKCGILSGKVDPADNSCLVPLSEIINVHTRLQQNLEMRMMESTSSPVWLHNKGGCLFRTGQAKESTLATSKPCLQSEISHPTTNEASTLAQAASWMDAGACAEVQEASPWVDTGASDYQPFLDVIDEMCGLECRLQRLKENMLSSGIDGRTARESDMGNQAVVLVPTAELKEKAPHGSFLGHYCP